A portion of the Toxoplasma gondii ME49 chromosome VIIb, whole genome shotgun sequence genome contains these proteins:
- a CDS encoding hypothetical protein (encoded by transcript TGME49_259060) — protein sequence MWTHGLLDFWNGSFCPLARFCRLMRRQRGGPQTATFASSSSFRFKSNKSRDSPSSSASKSKGTKLQSHSTDSIPDLNQSPRHLHMSLTPTHVYIHMHMHAESVTSVYIHIYIYICYMHMNVFLRLDLLGGSLPSCVVCIDLSAEDGRPPRERQTQRCTCEKKRDVQQIQLLW from the coding sequence ATGTGGACTCATGGGCTTCTGGATTTTTGGAATGGCAGTTTCTGCCCTTTGGCTCGTTTCTGCCGCCTCATGCGAAGGCAACGCGGCGGACCACAGACGGCGACTTTTGCcagttcttcgtcgttccGCTTCAAGAGCAACAAATCGAGAGACTCCCCGAGTTCAAGTGCGTCAAAAAGCAAAGGCACAAAGCTTCAATCGCATTCTACAGATTCGATCCCCGACCTCAACCAGTCTCCCCGCCACCTGCATATGTCACTTACACCAACgcatgtgtacatacatatgcatatgcatgcagagtcaGTGACGTccgtatacatacacatatatatatatatatgctatatgcatatgaatGTTTTCCTGCGCCTCGACCTACTTGGAGGATCACTTCCAAGCTGCGTCGTGTGTATTGACCTCTCTGCGGAGGACGGAAGGCCtccgagagagcgacagacgcaAAGATGCacatgcgagaaaaaaagggatGTCCAGCAGATCCAACTTTTGTGGTAG
- a CDS encoding hypothetical protein (encoded by transcript TGME49_259050~Predicted trans-membrane domain (TMHMM2.0):31-54:73-96:116-139:143-166): protein MLQLYKNQVVTAVAKRQVEIRKLELDWYTNNYWTLSQQGALLAGFSFSLITASLPKDASFFLESLYLLLAALALGLQMCVVVTTTLCCMWGPGLALRGPDGIRSVHTAVDSLKSEHSYVFAFFFLGLLSFYLSNLPLVFLLFEDWIAISASALLALFLFLIFYYTIRLTSQLRVSEADAVEGKIAALRAYEDIADLDEAVAPGFCSPAEGDSRTEELLGVRDRAQFSPLARAHLPRAAIPPTQEDLESAGAAYGVRQAATTEMRAPESMQATPQGFLAALDELFEF, encoded by the exons ATGCTGCAACTCTACAAGAATCAGGTTGTCACTGCCGTGGCTAAGCGGCAAGTGGAAATCCGGAAGCTGGAACTCGACTGGTATACGAACAACTATTGGACTTTGTCTCAGCAAG gCGCACTGTTAGCaggtttttcgttttcgttgATTACAGCGTCTCTGCCGAAAGAcgcgtcgtttttcctcgagtctctttaccttctcctcgccgctcTGGCGCTCGGCCTCCAGATGTGCGTCGTCGTCACCACAACGCTCTGCTGCATGTGGGGTCCAGGATTGGCGCTTCGAGGTCCCGACGGGATCCgaagtgtacatacagctgtCGACAGCTTGAAGTCGGAGCATTCGTACGTgtttgcgttcttcttcctcggtctGCTTTCCTTCTACCTCTCGAACCTCCCACTggtctttctgcttttcgagGACTGGATCGCCATCTCAGCCTCGGCGCTCCTcgccctttttctcttcctcatcttctaCTACACGATCCGTTTGACCTCCCAGCTGCGGGTCTCCGAGGCCGACGCAGTGGAAGGAAAAATCGCCGCGCTCCGCGCCTACGAGGACATCGCCGACCTCGACGAAGCCGTCGCGCCAGGCTTCTGCTCGcctgcagaaggagacagccggACCGAGGAACTGCTCGGAGTGCGAGACCGCGCACAgttctcccctctcgctcGCGCCCACCTTCCACGCGCCGCGATCCCACCGACCCAGGAGGACTTGGAGAGCGCAGGGGCTGCTTACGGCGT ACGACAGGCGGCGACGACAGAGATGCGAGCCCCAGAAAGTATGCAAGCGACACCTCAAGGcttcctcgctgctctcgacGAGCTCTTCGAGTTCTGA
- a CDS encoding hypothetical protein (encoded by transcript TGME49_259040~Predicted trans-membrane domain (TMHMM2.0):52-75), whose translation MLSFLSTSSSEGGVWEFLSGVCGRLCALQQEVYHCVQVQILALAEEMREKQSLLFALLGSLFMVVVLAKVVLVWFRVSRTEEKAPLRRHGASLKEKQNKSQPDSARGEKRAVASKPASASSSRSLPFPVVVKKEAERETTGRHPRLADRRQADVSEQRGRGRAEQDGSPQTRGRSRTAKEAKGKGREASRVRSLKGGVATAVRSSDSKAPRIAKSRRASADSELEEKVTTTRSGRVSKRTPLYPGIITWVGNRPVIDLTQD comes from the exons ATGCTCAGCTTTCTGTCGACTTCCTCCTCCGAGGGTGGGGTATGGGAGTTTCTCTCCGGTGTCTGCGGACGTCTCTGTGCGCTTCAGCAGGAAGTTTACCACTGCGTCCAAGTGCAGatcctcgctctcgccgaggagatgagagagaaacaaagccttctctttgctctcctGGGATCCCTCTTCATGGTG GTTGTCCTGGCGAAAGTCGTTCTCGTctggtttcgcgtctctcgaacggaagagaagg ctcctcttcgtcgccacGGAGCGAGCttgaaggagaaacagaacaaGAGTCAGCCTGATAGCGCTCGCGGCGAAAAACGCGCTGTCGCCTCCAAacctgcttctgcgtcttcttcgcggagTCTGCCGTTTCCTGTGGTcgtgaagaaggaggcggagcgagagacgactGGACGACACCCCCGTCTCGCGGATCGGCGTCAGGCCGACGTCTCtgagcagagaggcagaggtcGCGCGGAGCAAGACGGCTCGCCACAAACTCGAGGGCGGTCGAGGACCGCCaaggaggcgaaggggaAAGGTCGAGAAGCCTCTCGAGTGCGAAGCCTGAAGGGGGGGGTCGCGACGGCTGTccgcagcagcgacagcaaGGCTCCACGCATCGCGAAATCCCGTCGAGCTTCCGCGGACAGCgaactcgaagaaaaagTCACCACCACCCG atccGGCCGCGTCAGCAAGCGAACTCCACTGTACCCTGGAATCATCACCTGGGTCGGCAACCGTCCTGTCATCGACTTGACGCAAGACTAG